TGCTGAAGCTTTACGTGTGTTATCGAATAATGAATCTACAGATTCTTGTAACATACGCTTCTCGTTACGTAAAATTACCTCAGGAGCTTTAATCTCCATTAAACGCTTTAAACGGTTGTTACGGATAATAACACGACGGTATAAATCATTTAAATCAGAAGTAGCAAAACGACCACCATCTAATGGTACTAATGGACGTAATTCTGGTGGAATTACCGGAACTACTCTCATTATCATCCATTCAGGTTTGTTCTCTCTATTCTTTTGAGAATCTCTAAATGCTTCAACAACATTTAAACGCTTTAATGCTTCGTTTTTACGTTGTTTAGAAGTTTCAGTATTTGCTTTATGACGTAATTGATAAGATAATTCATCTAAATCAATACGAGCTAATAACTCCTCTAAACACTCAGCTCCCATCTTAGCGATAAACTTATTTGGATCAGAATCGTCTAAATATTGGTTATCTTGTGGAAGTTCATCTGCAATGTCTAAGTATTCTTCTTCAGTTAAGAAATCCATTCTTTGTAATGGTTCTCCTTCTGCATTTTTAGCAATACCTGGTTGAATTACTACGTAACGCTCGTAGTAAATAATCATATCTAACTTCTTAGATGGTAACCCTAATAAGTATCCCATCTTGTTTGGTAAAGATCTGAAATACCAAATATGAGCAACTGGTACTACTAAATTAATATGACCTACTCTATCTCTACGTACCTTTTTCTCAGTAACTTCAACACCACATCGGTCACAAACGATCCCTTTATAACGGATACGCTTATATTTACCACACGCACATTCATAATCCTTTACAGGACCAAAGATACGCTCACAGAATAATCCGTCACGTTCTGGTTTATGTGTACGATAGTTAATTGTTTCTGGTTTTAAAACCTCTCCTTTTGAAGCTTCTAAAATTGCCTCTGGAGAAGATAAACCAATTGTAATTTTGTTAAACTTCTTAACAGTGTATTTTTCGTTTTTTCTTGCCATGATAATGGATTCGAATTATAATTGAAAATAGCCTTTAAAAGACTGCTATTGAAAAAATGATTTGCCTCAGAGTCTAAACTCTGAGACATTTCACTGTGCTTATTCTTCTAATCTAACGTCTAATCCTAAACCTTTCAGTTCGTGCATTAATACGTTAAATGATTCTGGTAAACCTGGTTCTGGCATTGCCTCTCCTTTAACGATAGACTCGTAAGTTTTAGCTCTACCTAATACGTCATCGGACTTAACAGTTAAGATTTCTCTTAAGATACTTGATGCACCATATGCTTCAAGTGCCCATACCTCCATTTCTCCGAAACGCTGACCTCCAAACTGTGCTTTACCTCCTAATGGCTGTTGTGTAATTAACGAGTAAGGACCAATAGAACGCGCGTGCATCTTATCTTCAATCATGTGTCCTAACTTAATCATATAAATTACCCCTACAGTTGCAGGTTGATCAAAACGCTTACCAGTTCCTCCATCATATAAATATGTATGACCATATCTTGGAATTCCAGCCTCATCTGTTAATGCATTAATCTCATCGATATTTGCACCATCAAAAATTGGAGTCGCATACTTCTGATCTAATTTTTGACCTGCCCATCCAAGAACAGTTTCATAAATCTGACCAATGTTCATACGAGAAGGTACCCCTAATGGATTTAATACAATATCTACTGGTGTACCATCTTCTAAGAATGGCATATCTTCTGCACGTACTATCTTGGCAACAATACCTTTGTTTCCGTGACGACCTGCCATCTTATCTCCTACTTTTAATTTACGCTTTTTAGCAATGTAAATCTTAGCAAGCTTTAAAATTCCAGCTGGTAATTCATCACCTACAGATATAGTAAATTTCTCACGACGTAACATACCTTGTAAGTCATTTACTTTAATCTTATAGTTGTGAATTAATTCACCAACCATTTTATTTAATTCTTTATCTGTTGTCCAATTTCCACTTAAGTGTGTATAATCATCGACAGAATTTAACATCTTCTGAGTAAACTTCTTACCTTTTGGTAATACTTCTTCTCCTAAGTCGTTAAAAATTCCTTGAGAAGTTTTTCCGTTTACTAAGAAGAATAACTTTTCGATTAAACGGTCTTTTAAACCTTCAAATCTAGAAGTGTAAGATGCTTCTAAAGTAGCAATAGCTTCTTTATCTCTAGCTCTCTTATTCTTATCCTTTACAGCACGTCTAAATAACTTCTTATCTATTACTACCCCTCTTAATGATGGTGAAGCTTTTAATGATGCATCTTTTACATCACCTGCTTTATCACCAAAGATAGCACGTAATAATTTTTCTTCTGGAGTTGGATCAGATTCTCCTTTTGGTGTAATCTTACCAATTAAGATATCACCAGGCTTCACCTCTGCTCCAATACGAATCATTCCATTTTCATCTAAGTCTTTTGTAGCCTCTTCTGATACATTTGGAATATCATTCGTTAACTCTTCAGCACCTAATTTTGTATCACGAACATCTAATGAATACTCGTCAATGTGAATAGATGTGAAAATATCTTCTCTTACAACTCTTTCAGAAATTACAATCGCATCCTCGAAGTTATACCCTTTCCAAGGCATAAAGGCTACTTTCATATTTCTTCCTAAAGCTAATTCTCCTTTTTGTGTAGCATATCCTTCACAAAGTACTTGTCCTTCTTCAACTCTATCACCAACTCTTACAATTGGTTTTAAGTTAATGTTAGTACCTTGGTTAGTCTTTCTAAACTTAATTAAGTCATACGATTTCTCATCAGTATCAAAGCTTACTAAACGCTCATCATCAGTTCTATCGTACTTAATTGTAATTTTATTAGCATCAACGTATTCTACTACTCCAGCTCCTTCTGCATTTATTAAAATACGAGAATCTTTAGCTACTCTACGCTCTAATCCAGTTCCAACAATCGGTGATTCAGGTCTTAATAATGGCACTGCCTGACGCATCATGTTAGATCCCATTAACGCACGGTTTGCATCATCATGTTCTAAGAACGGAATTAATGATGCAGAAATAGAAGCGATTTGGTTAGGAGCAACGTCCATATAGTTAATTGCTTCAGGAGTTTCCACAGGGAAATCACCTTCTTCACGAGCAATTACTCTATCTGTTCCAAAACTTCCATCTTCGTTGATAGGTAAGTTAGATTGCGCAATCTTCATTCCTTCTTCCTCTTCAGCAGATAAATAGATAGGCTCTTCTGGTGCAACTACTCCGTTATCTACCTTCTTATATGGAGTTTCAATGAATCCCATATTATTTACCTTAGCGAAAACCGCTAAAGATGAGATAAGACCAATGTTCGGTCCTTCAGGTGTTTCAATAGGACATAAACGACCATAGTGTGTATAGTGAACGTCACGAACCTCGAAACCTGCTCTTTCTCTTGATAAACCTCCAGGTCCTAATGCCGATAAACGACGCTTATGAGTAATCTCTGCTAATGGGTTTGTTTGATCCATGAACTGAGATAACTGGTTGGTACCAAAGAATGAATTAATTACAGAAGATAAGGTCTTAGCGTTAATTAAGTCAATCGGTGTAAATACTTCGTTGTCACGAACATTCATTCTTTCACGAATGGTACGTGCCATACGAGCTAAACCAACTCCAAACTGACCTGCTAATTGCTCACCTACAGTTCTAACACGACGGTTAGATAAGTGATCGATATCATCTACTTCAGCCTTTGAATTGATTAACTCAATTAAGTACTTTATAATAGTAATGATATCGTTTTTAGTTAATACCTTTTGATCTAAATCTTCATTTAGATTCAATTTAGTATTCATTCTAAAACGTCCTACTTCTCCTAAACTATAACGTTGCTCTGAGAAGAATAACTTCTCGATGATACCACGTGCAGTTTCCTCATCTGGCGGTTCAGCATTACGTAATTGTCTATATACATGCTCTACTGCCTCCTTTTCAGAGTTTGTAGGATCTTTTTGTAATGTATTATGGATGATAGCATAATCTGCTTGTAAGTTATCTTCTTTATGCAATAAGATAGTCTTAGCGCCAGCTTCGATTATTTCATCAATATGTTCTTTATCTAAAATAGTATCACGGTCGAAGATGATTTCGTTACGCTCAATAGAAACTACTTCTCCTGTATCCTCATCTACGAAATCTTCGTGCCACGTCTTTAATACTCTTGCAGCTAATTTTCGCCCTAATACCTTTTTTAATCCAGCTTTTGAAACTTTAATTTCTTCTGCTAAATCAAAAATTTCTAAAATATCTTTATCTCTTTCAAAACCTATGGCTCTGAATAACGTTGTTACTGGTAATTTTTTCTTTCTATCAATATAGGCATACATTACCTGATTGATATCGGTAGCAAATTCAATCCATGAACCTTTAAAAGGAATTACTCTTGCAGAGTATAACTTGGTTCCGTTAGCGTGGAATGATTGCCCGAAGAATACACCTGGTGAACGGTGTAATTGAGATACAACAACTCTTTCTGCTCCATTAATAATGAAGGTACCAGAGTTTGTCATATATGGAATTGTACCTAAGTATACATCTTGAACAATTGTTTCGAAATCTTCGTGTTCAGGATCGGTACAGTATAATTTTAAACGAGCTTTTAAAGGTACACTATACGTTAACCCACGCTCGATACATTCTTGGATGCTATATCTAGGTGGATCTACAAAATAGTCTAAAAACTCTAATACAAATTGGTTACGTGTATCGGTAATTGGAAAGTTATCCATAAAGGTTTTATACAACCCTTCTTCACCTCGCTCTTCCGCTTTTGTTTGTAACTGGAAAAAGTCTTGGAAAGATTTCACCTGAATATCTAAGAAATCAGGATAATCAGCTCCTAAACGAGAAGATGCAAAGTTAATTCTTTCAGTAGTGTTTATCGTTGCCAAAAGAGATACTATTTTTAAATTAAAAATATTTTTTTTGAAACCTACAGGTTCAATATTGCAATTTTAATTGCTATTACTGATTAAAAATCAGTGCCTTATAATCGATTTACAGTTTCTTTGTAAGATACTATAAAATAACGAACGAATATATACACAAAATGGTTTAGGCCTAGAAACCTAAGTTTCTAATACCTAAACCTTTATTGTTTTTTCCCGATGTTAAACTCGGGATAGTGAGCTTACTTTAATTCTACTTCTGCTCCAGCCTCTTCTAAAGACTTCTTTAATCCTTCAGCTTCATCTTTAGACACAGCCTCTTTTACTGGTGCTGGTGCGCTATCAACGATTGCTTTAGCTTCTTTTAATCCTAATCCAGTTAATTCTTTAACTAACTTTACAACTGCTAATTTAGATCCTCCAGCTGCTTTTAAGATTACGTCGAATTCAGTCTTTTCTTCAGCTGCATCACCACCACCTGCTGCTGGTCCTGCTACTGCTACAGCTGCTGCTGCAGGCTCAATTCCATACTCATCTTTTAAAATATCTGCTAATTCATTAACTTCTTTTACTGTTAAGTTAACTAATTGTTCTGCGAAATCTTTTAAATCTGCCATTTTGATTTGTTTTTAAAAATTTTTATTATTTAGTTTATTAGTGCGCTTAATTATTTTTCCGATAAGGTCTTTAAGATACCTGATAACTTACCTCCACCTGATTGAAGAGCTGAAACAACATTCTTCGCAGGAGATTGTAATAATGTAATGATATCTCCAATAAGTTCTTCACGAGACTTGATGTTAACAAGAGCGTCTAATTGGTCATCCCCAACATAAACTGCCTCCTCTACATAAGCTCCTTTTAATAAAGGCTTATCAGACTTCTTACGGAATTCTTTAATTACTTTAGCAGGAGCATTTCCAGCCTCAGCAATCATTAATGATGTGTTACCTTTTAATACTTCTGGTAACTCACCAAAATCTTTATCAGAAGCTTCCATTGCTTTCTCTAACAATGTATTCTTCACAACAGCCAATTGTACGTTTGCTTTAAAACAAGCTCTACGTAAGTTAGATGTAGTTGTAGCATCTAACCCAGAAATATCTGCTAAATAGATAGTATTAGTATCTGCTAATTGTGCTGTTAAATCTTGAATTACTTGTGATTTTTCTTCTCTAGTCATAATTGAAAAGTTTTAACTGCCTTACGATACAGATTTTACATCTACTGGTACAGAAGGACTCATAGTTGAAGACATGAAAATACTCTTAATATAAGTTCCTTTTGCAGCCGTTGGCTTTAATTTAATAAGTGTTTGAACTAACTCGTTTGCGTTTTCAGCAATCTTATCAGCGTCGAAAGATGCTTTACCAATAGCAGCGTGAACGATACCAGTTTTATCAACTTTAAAGTCAATCTTACCAGCTTTTACTTCAGTTACTGCCTTAGCAACGTCCATAGTTACCGTACCTGTCTTTGGGTTTGGCATTAAACCACGAGGACCTAATACACGTCCTAAAGGACCTAATTTACCCATTACAGATGGCATAGTAATAATAACGTCTACATCTGTCCAACCTCCTTTAATTTTCTGAAGGTATTCATCTAATCCAACATAATCCGCACCAGCTTCTTTAGCTTCTGCTTCTTTATCTGGAGTAACTAATGCTAAAACTTTTACATCTTTACCAGTTCCGTGAGGTAATGTTACAACTCCACGTACCATTTGATTTGCTTTACGAGGATCTACTCCTAAACGTACTGCTAAATCTACAGATGCATCAAATTTTACATTTGTAATTTCTTTTACTAAAGCTGATGCTTCACTTAAATCGTAAACCTTAGAGCTATCAATTTTAGCACGAGCTTCTTTTTGTTTTTTAGTCAATCTTGCCATGTTCTAAATTGCTTTTAAGTTTACTCTGCAGGAGCATCACCTGTTACTGTTAATCCCATAGAGCGAGCTGTACCAGCGATCATTCTCATTGCAGACTCCACTTTGAAGGCATTCATATCTACCATCTTGTCTTCTGCAATTCCACGAATTTGATCCCAAGTAACGCTTGCTACTTTCTTTCTGTTTGGTTCTCCAGAACCTTTCTTAATTTTGGCCGCTTCTAGTAATTGTACTGCAGCTGGTGGTGTTTTTACAACAAACTCGAAAGATTTGTCTGTATAAACGGTAATAACAACTGGTAAAACTTTACCTTGTTTGTCCTGTGTACGAGCATTAAACTGCTTACAGAACTCCATGATGTTAACACCGGCAGCACCTAAAGCGGGTCCAACTGGTGGCGACGGATTCGCAGCACCTCCCCTAACTTGTAGTTTAACTAATTTACTTACTTCTTTTGCCATTGTTTAAAATTTAATAACGTGTTTAAAATTGGAAGCTAAAAACACATTTCTATGGTGTAACAATTAAATTTTCTCTACTTGCATGTAGTTTAACTCTAAAGGTGTCTTTCTTCCAAAAATCTTTACCATTACCTCTAGCTTACGTTTTTCTTCATTTACCTTCTCTATAATACCATCAAATCCATTGAATGGCCCGTCGATTACTTTAATAGTTTCTCCAACTGAGTAAGGTATTACTACATTTTCATCTTTTACAGAAAGCTCATCTACTTTACCTAACATTCGATTTACTTCTGCTTTACGCATTGGTACAGGATCTCCTCCTTTTGTTTCACCTAAAAAACCAATAACTCCTGTTACTGCTTTTATTACGTGAGGAACCTCTCCAGCTAAATTAGCTTCCACCATTACGTAACCTGGAAAATAAACACGTTCTCTGTTTATTTTTTTTCCGTTTCTAATTTGAATAACTTTTTCGGTTGGAACAATCACTTGATTCACAAAGTCCGACAAACCATGACGTGCAATTTCTGTCTCGATATAAGTCTTCACCTTATTCTCTTGACCTCCGATTGCTCTTACTACATACCACTTCATTACCGAATCAGCCATCATTAAAACATTTTAAAGAAGTTATCTAATCCAGTTTGAAAAACTTTATCTATAGCCGCAACTGCTAATGCAAAAATAATTGTAAATGCAGCTACCACTACTGTAGACTTTTGCGCCTCTTCACGAGATATCCAAGTCATATTAGTGTTTAATTCTTCAAAAGAATCCTTGATATATTGTATAAAGTTATTCATGTTCTTATCCTTTTAACGAGTTGCAGTAAAAACAACTACAACTCGCTTTATTTGCACGGGTTGAGAGACTCGAACTCCCGACACCTGGTTTTGGAGACCAGTGCTCTACCAACTGAGCTAAACCCGTATTTCATTTGAAAGGAGTCTCTCTTTTAAAGAGACTCCTTATAATTTATATTAAACTATAATTAGTCTAAAATTTCAGTTACCTGACCAGCTCCTACTGTTCTACCTCCTTCACGGATAGCGAACTGTAAACCAACGTTTAATGCGATTGGTTGGATTAAGTCAACAGTGATTGTTAAGTTATCACCAGGCATTACCATTTCAACACCATCAGGTAAACCAATGTTACCAGTTACGTCAGTTGTACGTACGTAGAACTGTGGACGGTAGTTATTGTGGAATGGAGTGTGACGTCCACCTTCTTCTTTCTTTAAGATATATACCTCAGCTTTAAACTTAGCGTGTGGAGTAATAGAACCTGGCTTACAGATTACCATTCCTCTCTTGATATCAGTCTTGTCAATACCTCTTAATAAGATACCAGCGTTATCTCCAGCTTCTCCTCTATCTAAGATTTGACGGAACATTTCAATACCAGTTACAGTAGAAGTTAACTTCTCCTCACCCATACCGATGATCTCTACAGGATCTCCAGAGTTGATGATACCAGTTTCGATACGTCCAGTTGCTACAGTACCACGACCAGTAATAGAGAATACATCCTCGATTGGCATTAAGAAATCCTTTTCAGTATCTCTTGGTGGCTCTTCAATCCAAGTATCAACAGCTTCCATTAATTCTAAAACTGTATCTACCCACTTTTGCTCTCCGTTTAAAGCACCTAAAGCAGAACCCATTACTACAGGACCATTATCTCCATCATACTCATAGAAAGATAATAAATCTCTAACTTCCATTTCTACTAACTCTAATAACTCCTCATCGTCAACCATATCAACTTTGTTTAAGAAAACAACGATACGTGGAATTCCAACCTGACGACCTAATAAGATGTGCTCACGAGTTTGAGGCATTGGACCATCTGTAGCAGCTACTACTAAGATAGCACCATCCATTTGCGCAGCTCCAGTTACCATGTTCTTTACGTAATCCGCGTGACCAGGACAGTCAACGTGTGCGTAGTGACGGTTAGCTGTTGCGTACTCTACGTGAGAAGAGTTAATTGTAATACCTCTCTCCTTTTCTTCAGGAGCGTTATCAATTTGATCGAAATCTCTTTGCTCAGAATATCCTGCGTCAGCTAATACTTTAGTAATAGCAGCAGTTAATGTAGTCTTACCGTGATCTACGTGACCGATAGTACCAACGTTTAAGTGTGGCTTCGAACGATCATAAGTTGCTTTTGCCATGATTATTAATTTTAATTCTTAGTTAAATATATTTAGTGTTACTTTAAAACTCGTTGTTTAACAAACTCTAAAAATAGAGCCAACAACGGGATTTGAACCCGTGACCTCATCCCTACCAAGGATGCGCTCTACCAACTGAGCTATGTCGGCAACAAATTTAGAGCGGGAGACCGGGTTCGAACCGGCGACATTCAGCTTGGAAGGCTGACGCTCTACCAACTGAGCTACTCCCGCAATAAAAAATTAAAGATTTTGTGGGGAGAGCAGGATTCGAACCTGCGAAGTCGAAAGACAACGGAGTTACAGTCCGTCCCATTTGGCCGCTCTGGAATCTCCCCGATAAAATCTTAATATTTTAATGAACTTTTGTTTTATTTGAGCCGATAGAGGGACTCGAACCCACGACCTGCTGATTACAAATCAGCTGCTCTAGCCAGCTGAGCTATATCGGCTTTTGCCATAAAAAAACAATCCGCTATTTCTAACGGACTGCAAATGTAAAAAGTTATTTCGAATTTCTAAAACTTTTTTTAAATATTTTTTCATGTTTTTATGATACTAAAGAATCTTTCAATTTCTCTTTAGATTTTCTCAACTGTCTTTTTAATGATTCTACAGCTACGCTTACCCCTTCCTCAAAGGTTTTACACTGTTTCTTCACAATAAGTTCACTCCCTGGAATATTAATTTTAACTTCCGTTATTTTATTTTCTTTTTCACTCGTTTTTTGGACTTTTAAAAATACTTCTGCATCTACAATCTTATCATGAAATTTTTCCAACCCGCCAATCTTCTTTTCAATGTAGTCTAATAATTTACGATCTGCGGTAAAGTTAATTGATTGTGTGAATACCTTCATAATTTTACAATTTTTAGGTCGACTCTCTAGGATGAGCCTTGTTATACACTTCTTTTATTTGTTCCAAGCTACTATGTGTGTAAACTTGAGTTGAGGCTAAACTTGAATGCCCTAGTAATTCTTTAACCGTATTGAGAGATGCTCCACCGTTCAATAAATGAGTCGCGAAGGTATGTCGCAACATGTGCGGACTCTTTTTCACCTTCGTTGAAGCCCTACTAAAGTACGAATTTATTATTCGGTAAACAAGTGTTTCATATAGTTTATTTCCTCTTTCTGTAACTAACAATTCATCTATATTCGTATCTATTTGTTTTTTAGACTTTAAATACCTTTTAAGAGTATCTAAAACCATATCTAACAACACCACATACCGTTCTTTATTCCTTTTCCCAACCACCTTAAGAGTCTTATCATTATAATTCACATCCAACTCTTTAATACGAATCAACTCGGCTCTACGTATACCTGTGGTGTACAACAATTCTACAATCAATTTATTCCGAATACCAACAAAATCATTTTCTTCTACCATTTCTTCAAACACTTTCAACACCTCTTCTTCAGAAAAAGGTAACTGAACCTTTGCTTGTACCTTTAATGATTTATGACTTGACAATGGATTTACTTCTATTTCTCCAATTTTTTGCAAAAATTTATAAAACGATTTTAACGAACTCACTTTTCTGTTAATAGACCTATTTGCAACATTAGCATTTACCAATGACACTATCCAATTTCGAATTTGATTATAATGTAACTCTTCAATATCCTCCTGATCAAACTCTTTTACACAAAACCTCTTAAAAGCCATCAAATCTGCTTCATAAGCTTTTATCGTGTGCTTAGAGTATTTCTTCTCTAACGATAGGTAATCAATAAATGCATCTATTAACATTAATTCAAGTATTTTATCAAAAATAAAGTTTTAAAAATAAAAAAACCTGTATTGAAACAATACAGGTTTTAATCTTTATAAGGTTATTGATTAACCTAATTCTTCTTGAGTTCTTAATCTTTGAACGTAAGATGCTTTAATTTTTTGAGCTCTTTTCGCTACAGAAGGCTTTGTAAACTGCTTTCTACCACGTAATTCTCTCATGATCTTAACGTTAGAATATTTACGCTTATAACGCTTTAATGCTCTATCGATATTCTCTCCTTCTTTAACTGGAATGATTAACATGTGTTTGCACCTCCTTTCATTGTAGTCTTCTATATTTTTTAATGTAACATTTAAGTTACTAATTGTTTTTATTTTCGGACTGCAAAGATACATAGAGTTTTTAAATTAACAACACTAAGTTCAAAAAATTATTTTGGTGCCCAAACTGAATAACTCTTAGGTGGTACTTGAATCTTTACCCAGCGTCCTCCTTGGGTTACAGGCTCCCAGTTAGAATGTCCTGTATAATCCTTTATACGAGTATTAGACCAATTGGTTTCTACCCATCTTTCTTGCCAATGATTTGCATTATTAATGTATACAATTAACCCAGCATTGTTATGCCCATTTCTCTTAGCTATATACTCGTCATTGTCAGTATATAATATATTCGTACCTCCTCCCGCAAGATTATTATGAATCCAAATCAAGTTATTCAATCGCTCTTTATTCAACCATTCTTCATAATCTCTATAAAAAATTGTAGGATATCCTTCATGCGTTAATATATAGGCATAGGCCAGCATTTTACCGTGATAAATCTCATTAGTGTCATGATTCGTTACGAAAGTAACCGCTCTCATTGAGTTTCTTTTCCATAACATATCATCATTTAGTTTATTTAAGTTATTTCCATCAAAAGCATCTTTCATTCTATAATAACATGCAAAATCAAAAGCACTTGCTTCCGCTTGTCCAGACCACCAATCTAATGTAGCTGCATTCCCATCCCAGTATTCTCCTACGGTAAACCCTCCAACTTCATTTTTCCAATCTTTTACTACCCAAGGTTCAAATCCTTTAACATAGTCGAAACGCCAACCATCAAAACCAATTACATTCTTATAATACTTTGCAACGGACTCTGGATTTTTCCATAGTTCATTTTGCACTCTAACTTGGTGATGAGACAAATCTGGAAATCCTCCAAACACTCCAGTATCACTTGTAAAGTTATGATTAGGATGAAAATCATTATAGTCTCTAATAAACCTTCCTGATGCTGGTGTAAATTTGGTCCAATAATTTTGATTACTTACTGGGTTAAACTCGCTATCTCCACCACTATTATGATTGATTACAATATCTGCTATAACACTTAATTGAGCATCATGCGCTTCTGTAATTAACCCTTTCAATTCATCTTCTGAACCAAAACGAGTTTCCACACTCCCCATTTGATCATACTTTCCGAAATCGAAATAATCAAAAGGATCATACCCCATTGACATTGCTCCATTTTGTGCC
The sequence above is a segment of the Tenacibaculum sp. 190130A14a genome. Coding sequences within it:
- a CDS encoding tyrosine-type recombinase/integrase; its protein translation is MLIDAFIDYLSLEKKYSKHTIKAYEADLMAFKRFCVKEFDQEDIEELHYNQIRNWIVSLVNANVANRSINRKVSSLKSFYKFLQKIGEIEVNPLSSHKSLKVQAKVQLPFSEEEVLKVFEEMVEENDFVGIRNKLIVELLYTTGIRRAELIRIKELDVNYNDKTLKVVGKRNKERYVVLLDMVLDTLKRYLKSKKQIDTNIDELLVTERGNKLYETLVYRIINSYFSRASTKVKKSPHMLRHTFATHLLNGGASLNTVKELLGHSSLASTQVYTHSSLEQIKEVYNKAHPREST
- the rpsU gene encoding 30S ribosomal protein S21, yielding MLIIPVKEGENIDRALKRYKRKYSNVKIMRELRGRKQFTKPSVAKRAQKIKASYVQRLRTQEELG
- a CDS encoding alpha-amylase, whose translation is MRSLLKKSWYIVPMVTVFLSCSNENQIGEQLKESKVKESYVQSERAGLKPIGSGVMMQAFYWDVPAGGTWWNTVKDKVQDWSDAGIDAIWLPPASKAQNGAMSMGYDPFDYFDFGKYDQMGSVETRFGSEDELKGLITEAHDAQLSVIADIVINHNSGGDSEFNPVSNQNYWTKFTPASGRFIRDYNDFHPNHNFTSDTGVFGGFPDLSHHQVRVQNELWKNPESVAKYYKNVIGFDGWRFDYVKGFEPWVVKDWKNEVGGFTVGEYWDGNAATLDWWSGQAEASAFDFACYYRMKDAFDGNNLNKLNDDMLWKRNSMRAVTFVTNHDTNEIYHGKMLAYAYILTHEGYPTIFYRDYEEWLNKERLNNLIWIHNNLAGGGTNILYTDNDEYIAKRNGHNNAGLIVYINNANHWQERWVETNWSNTRIKDYTGHSNWEPVTQGGRWVKIQVPPKSYSVWAPK